Proteins encoded together in one Tripterygium wilfordii isolate XIE 37 chromosome 14, ASM1340144v1, whole genome shotgun sequence window:
- the LOC120014040 gene encoding pentatricopeptide repeat-containing protein At3g23020, with protein sequence MFVKLQLDTNCLLILSSTKNSPKGGVSLSSSENVEPFKKRREQRGLGRTRAGVKGLHSVSRPNCDKISVVVQEPGSRSNGSVADPDGGHRTHNRNSVRTTYTKEIGAKYGRAYGNGVVEKVPAKCSTKWGSYGGCIPAILQALESISDLNEAFKPWEETISNKERTIILKEQSSWERALEIFEWFKEKGCYELNIIHYNIMFRILGKARQWTHVQYLWNEMNINRILPINSTYGTLIDVYSKGGLKEEALSWLAKMNEQGMEPDEVTMGIVVQLYKKAGEFLKAEEFFKNWSVGETLGDKGIAGTAVSKSRRDSQGQACLSAYTYNTLIDTYGKSGQLKEASETFARMLKEGIVPNTVTFNTMIHICGNHGQLEEVASLMQKMEELRCPPDTRTYNILIFLHVKHDNINKAASYFREMKEASLEPDLVSYRTLLYAYSIRCMVGDAEDLISEMDEKGLEIDEFTQSALTRMYIEAGMIEKSWLWFRRFHLAGNMTSECYSANIDAFGEHGYISETERVFSCCREGKKLCVLVFNVMIKAYGIGKNYDKACKLFDSMEKHGIVPDKCSYNSLIQILASADLPHLAKPYLSKMQEAGLASDCIPFCAVISSFVKLGELKVAEALYGEMIKCDIQPDIIVYGVLINAFADVGSIKEARAYADAVNKAGLTENTVIYNSLIKLYTKVGYLKEAEETYELLQLSNEGPDIYASNCMLDLYSERSMVKQAEEIFESLKRKNEANEFTYAMMLCMYKRIRRFGKANQIAKEMRELKLLNDLLSYNNVLGLYAMDGRFKEAVGTFKELLNAALRPDDCTFKSLGLVLIKCGVSKQGVGKLEVAIKRDPHHGLQAWISALSSVVGLVDEDDAWQ encoded by the coding sequence ATGTTTGTCAAACTCCAGTTAGACACCAATTGTCTCCTCATTTTGAGCTCCACAAAGAATTCTCCGAAAGGTGGTGTTTCACTTTCTTCGTCAGAAAATGTTGAACCCTTCAAGAAGCGCAGAGAACAAAGAGGACTTGGAAGGACAAGGGCAGGTGTTAAAGGGCTTCACAGCGTCAGTCGACCCAACTGTGATAAAATCAGTGTTGTTGTTCAAGAACCAGGATCCAGAAGTAATGGTTCTGTCGCAGACCCAGATGGGGGACATAGAACTCACAATAGAAATAGTGTTAGAACTACATATACTAAGGAAATTGGAGCCAAATATGGAAGAGCGTACGGTAACGGTGTGGTGGAAAAAGTGCCTGCCAAGTGTTCGACGAAATGGGGGTCATATGGCGGTTGTATACCAGCTATTCTACAGGCTTTAGAGTCGATTAGTGACTTAAATGAGGCTTTTAAGCCTTGGGAGGAGACTATTAGCAACAAAGAAAGGACAATCATCTTGAAAGAGCAGTCGAGCTGGGAACGTGCATTGGAAATTTTTGAGTGGTTCAAGGAGAAGGGTTGTTATGAGTTGAACATTATTCATTACAATATTATGTTTAGGATCCTTGGCAAAGCGAGACAGTGGACCCATGTTCAGTATTTGTGGAATGAAATGAATATTAACAGGATATTGCCCATCAATTCTACATATGGTACTTTGATCGATGTTTATAGCAAAGGTGGTCTTAAGGAAGAGGCACTTAGTTGGCTTGCAAAGATGAATGAGCAAGGGATGGAGCCTGATGAGGTGACGATGGGCATTGTCGTTCAATTGTACAAGAAAGCCGGGGAGTTTTTGAAAGCTGAGGAGTTTTTCAAGAATTGGTCAGTAGGTGAAACTTTGGGGGATAAAGGGATTGCTGGGACAGCAGTTAGTAAATCCAGGAGAGATTCACAAGGACAAGCTTGTTTAAGCGCATACACATATAATACTTTGATAGACACCTATGGAAAGTCTGGGCAACTCAAAGAAGCATCAGAAACTTTTGCACGGATGCTTAAAGAAGGGATTGTTCCAAACACGGTGACTTTCAACACAATGATTCACATTTGTGGTAACCATGGTCAACTAGAAGAAGTGGCTTCACTTATGCAGAAGATGGAAGAGCTTCGTTGTCCACCGGACACAAGAACATATAACATTCTCATTTTTCTACATGTTAAGCATGACAATATAAATAAGGCAGCAAGCTACTTTAGAGAGATGAAAGAAGCTTCCCTTGAGCCAGACCTTGTGAGTTACCGCACTCTCTTGTATGCATACTCAATAAGGTGCATGGTTGGTGATGCTGAAGACCTTATATCGGAGATGGATGAGAAGGGCCTCGAGATTGATGAGTTCACCCAGTCCGCTTTGACTAGAATGTACATAGAAGCAGGAATGATTGAGAAGTCATGGTTATGGTTTAGGAGGTTCCATCTTGCGGGAAATATGACTTCAGAGTGTTACTCTGcaaacattgatgcatttggggAACATGGATATATTTCTGAAACAGAGAGAGTTTTCAGTTGCTGTCGAGAGGGGAAAAAGCTTTGTGTCCTTGTGTTCAATGTGATGATTAAAGCTTATGGGATTGGAAAGAattatgataaagcatgtaagCTGTTTGACAGTATGGAGAAGCATGGCATAGTTCCTGATAAATGTAGCTATAATTCTCTCATACAGATCTTAGCTAGTGCTGATTTACCACACCTTGCAAAACCTTACTTGAGTAAGATGCAAGAGGCAGGACTTGCAAGTGATTGCATCCCATTCTGTGCTGTTatctcaagttttgtgaaattagGTGAATTGAAAGTGGCAGAGGCACTCTATGGGGAGATGATTAAATGTGATATACAGCCAGATATCATTGTCTATGGTGTGCTCATAAATGCTTTTGCTGATGTTGGAAGCATTAAAGAAGCTAGGGCTTATGCTGATGCTGTGAACAAAGCCGGTTTGACCGAAAATACTGTCATATACAATTCCTTGATCAAGCTCTACACAAAAGTTGGCTACTTGAAAGAAGCGGAAGAAACATACGAATTGCTTCAATTGTCAAATGAGGGTCCTGATATTTATGCCTCAAACTGTATGTTAGATCTCTACAGTGAGCGCTCGATGGTCAAACAAGCCGAGGAGATTTTTGAGAGCTTGAAGAGGAAGAATGAAGCAAATGAGTTCACATATGCAATGATGTTGTGCATGTACAAAAGAATTCGTAGGTTTGGTAAGGCCAATCAGATtgcaaaagagatgagagaactGAAGCTTTTGAATGATTTGTTGAGTTATAATAATGTGCTTGGGTTGTATGCAATGGATGGGAGGTTCAAAGAGGCTGTGGGAACCTTCAAGGAATTGCTGAATGCTGCTCTTCGACCTGATGATTGTACATTCAAATCACTTGGACTTGTTCTGATTAAGTGTGGAGTTTCAAAACAGGGTGTAGGCAAGTTGGAAGTTGCAATCAAAAGGGATCCTCATCATGGTTTGCAGGCATGGATTTCTGCTCTCTCTTCTGTTGTTGGGTTGGTTGATGAAGATGATGCCTGGCAATGA